The window AACGAGTCGAAGCCCAGCGGCATGATCATGAATTCCTGCACGTCGACCTTGTTGTCGGCGTGCGCCCCGCCGTTGATGATGTTCATCATCGGCGCCGGCAGCAGTCTGGCTCCGGCGCCGCCCAGATAGCGGAACAGCGGCAGCCCGCAGCAGTCGGCCGCCGCGTGGGCCACCGCCAGCGATACGCCCAGGATGGCGTTGGCGCCCAGGTTCTTCTTGTTCGGGCTGCCGTCCATCTCGATCATCCGCCGGTCGAGCGCCGCCTGATCGAGCGCGTCTTGGCCGATCAGCTCATCGGCCAGCTTTTCGTTGATATTGGCGACCGCCTGCCGGACGCTTTTGCCCAAATACTGCTGGGGATCGGCGTCGCGCAGTTCCCAGGCTTCGTGAACGCCGGTGCTGGCGCCGCTGGGCACGGCCGCCCGGCCGAACGAGCCGTCGCCCAACCGCACGTCGACCTCCACGGTGGGATTGCCGCGGCTGTCGAGAATCTGTCGGCCGCGAATATCCGCAATCAGCGAGTTCATGTTTCACTTCAGGGGCTTGGTGTACGGTCCGATGTCGGCGGGCCGCATCCGGCCCGGCACAAGACCCGTTATTTTGCCGGATTTGCGGGCCGTTGGCTAGCCGACCACTGGCGTTGTGTAGGGCCGATCGGTTACACTTGCGGTCGGGTGCTTGTGCCCGGTCATCTCTAGGAGGAAACCGCAATGGACGTCCTGAAGCAACAGGTCCGCCGTGCTCGCCGCCGTTTGGCATTTCAGAGGTTTCTCGCCGTCCTAAGCTGGAGTTGGTTTGCCTGGTTGATGTTGGCCGCGGTCGTCGTGACCATCGGCAAGTTCCGGCCCCTGGGTGTGGTCGAATGGGTCTGGCCGGCGGCGGCACTCGCTGGCGGCCTGCTGACGGCGATCGTGTGGTGCCTGGTCACGCGCCGCAGCGAGCTGGAAGCCGCCTTGGAGATCGACCACCGCTTCGGACTGAAGGAGCGCGTGTCGAGCACCTACGCCTTGGGTCCGGAGCAGCTCGAATCGGCCGCGGGCCGGGCACTGATCGACGACGCCATGAAACGAGTCGAGCGGTTGCACATTGGCGAACAGTTCCACGTGCGGCTCAGCCGCTGGTCGTGGCTGCCGCTGTTGCCGGGCCTGGCGGTGTTCTTGATCGTGTCGTTTTTACAGCCGGCGACCAGCCAAACGACGGCGGGCGGCTCGACGACGAACAAGGCCGAAACCAAGCAGGTCAAAGCGTCGCTCGATCCGCTGGCGCGCAAGTCGCTGAAGCACCGCAAAGAGGCCCGCGACAAAAACCTGCCGGCCGCGGAAGAGATTTTTGCCAAGCTGGAGCAAGGAACGAAAGACCTGAGCAAGGGCGACGGCGCCGACAAAAAGCAGGCGCTCGTCGAGTTGAACGATCTGGCCAAAGACCTGGAAAAACGCCGCGACCAGCTCGGCGCCCCGGAAAAGCTGCAGGAGCAGTTCAAGCAGCTTAAGGGTCTCGACAAGGGGCCGGCCGACAAACTGGCCGACGCGCTGAAGCAAGGCGATTTTCAGGTGGCGATGAAGGAGTTGAAGCAGCTTCGCGACAAGCTCGAAAACGGCAAGCTCGACCGCGAAGCCAAGGCCGCGCTGGAGAAGCAATTGAAGCAGATGGAAGACAAGCTGCGGAAGATGGCCGATGCTCACGCCAAGCAACAGCAGAACTTGAAAAAGCAGATCGAGGAGTTGAAGAAGAAAGGCCAGAACCAGCAGGCCAAGGAGCTGGAAGAAAAGCTGGCCCGGATGCAGCAGCAAAGCAACCAGATGAAGCTGGCCAAGCAAATGGCCGATCAGCTTGGCCAATGCACCAAGTGCATGCAGCAGGGCGACAAGGCGGGTGCGGCTTCGGCATTGTCGAAATTGCAGGAGCAGCTTGCCGACTTGCAGCAGCAGGCCGATGAGATGGCCATGCTCGACGAGGCGATGAGCGAGCTGGAAATGGCCAAGGATTCGATCAACTGCAAGGAGTGCAACGGCCAGGGATGTGCGGCGTGCATGGGCATGGGCCGCTCCGGCCGTCCCGGCATGGGCCTGGGGCGCGGTCGCGGCAATGGCCCGCGGCCCGAAGAAAAAACCGACGCGAGGTTTTACGACACGAAGGTCAAGCAGCAGACGGGCAAAGGCGCCGCGCTGGTCGTCGACTTCGTGAACGGCCCGAACATGAAAGGTCAGGTGCAGCAGGAGATCAAGACGCAGTTCGAGTCGGTCAAGTCGGACGAGACCGATCCGCTCACCGGCCAGCAGTTGCCCCGCGCTTATCGCGAGCACACGCAGAAGTATTTCGATTCGCTGCGCGACGACAAATAGCGCTTTGTGAAAGCAGCACTGAAGGCCCGTTACGTCTTTCCCATCACCGCGCCGCCGATCGCCGACGGCGTGGTGACGATCGAAAACGGGCTGATTGTCGCCGTCGGTCGCGACGCCGCCGGCTGCACAGTACGCGATCTGGGCAATGTGGCCTTGGTGCCCGGCCTGATCAATGCCCATACGCACCTGGAGTTCAGCGGACTTTCGGCGCCGCTGGGCACACCGGGCATGGCCTTCACCGATTGGATTCGGCGGGTGGTGGCACACCGGCGTCAATTGCCGCTACCCTTCAACCTGATCGACATTCAAGATGGGGCGAACGAATGCGGGTCGTACGGAACCGTCGCCTACGGCGACATCGCCACAACCGCGTGGGGCGCAGACCTTGAATGGGCGTCGCTAGGCGCCACCATCTTTCTCGAGATCATCGGATTGAAGGCGGAGTTGATCGAGGCAAGGCTGGCGACGGCCCGGAAGCATCTCACGCCGCGGGAGTTCCGCCATCGGCGGGCCGGTCTCAGCCCGCACGCACCGTACAGCGTCCACCCGGAATTGTTCGATCGTCTGTTGACGCTGGCCGCCGACGCGAACTCGCCAATTGCCTTCCATCTGGCGGAGACGCTCGAAGAGCTGGATCTGTTGGCGACGGGGGGCGGGCCTTTCCGCGAACTGCTGATCGACCTTGGGGCGTGGGACGAGACCGCCATTCCGCGCGGCACGCGCCCGCTCGATTATCTTCGACGCGTGGCCGCCCGCGGCGTGCA of the Pirellulales bacterium genome contains:
- a CDS encoding amidohydrolase family protein, producing MKAALKARYVFPITAPPIADGVVTIENGLIVAVGRDAAGCTVRDLGNVALVPGLINAHTHLEFSGLSAPLGTPGMAFTDWIRRVVAHRRQLPLPFNLIDIQDGANECGSYGTVAYGDIATTAWGADLEWASLGATIFLEIIGLKAELIEARLATARKHLTPREFRHRRAGLSPHAPYSVHPELFDRLLTLAADANSPIAFHLAETLEELDLLATGGGPFRELLIDLGAWDETAIPRGTRPLDYLRRVAARGVHALVIHGNYLDQEEIDFAAVHAERLAIVYCPRTHAYFDHAKHPLPQLLAAGANVALGTDSRASNPDLNLLEEIRYVARHFPELPPSTALELGTLRAARAMQLEKRFGSIEPGKLAALVAVPLGDADVADPHWLIYESDQPAAPAAA